The DNA segment CCGTCGTCGGCTCCGGACCGAGCGGGTGCTACACCGCGCAGAATCTGGTGGAGCGCCACCCCGACGTGCACGTGGACGTGCTGGACCGGCTGCCGGCCCCCTTCGGGCTGGTGCGCTACGGCGTCGCCCCGGACCACGAGAAGATCAAGTCGCTCCAGGGCGGCCTCCGGACGGTGCTGGAGCACGACCGGGTCCGGTTCCTCGGCGGAGTCGGGGTGGGCGGCCCGGACGGGGTGCCGGTGGAGCGGCTGCGGGAGCTGTACCACGCGGTGGTGTACTGCGTGGGCGCGGCGGCGGGCCGCCCGCTGGGGATTCCGGGCGAGGAACTGCCGGGGAGCTGGTCGGCGTCGGAGTTCGTGTCCTGGTACAGCGCGCATCCGGACGCGGCCGACGAGGGTTTCCTGCGCGACGTGCGCTCGGCGGTGGTCATCGGGGTCGGCAATGTGGCCGTGGACGTCACACGGATGCTGATGCGCGGCGCAGCCGAGCTGCACGGTACGGACATGCCGCAGGCCGCGCTGGAGATGCTGGCCGGGGGCGGGGTCGGCGCGGTGACGATGGCCGGGCGGCGCGGGCCCACCCAGGCCCGGTTCACCACCAAGGAGCTGCGCGAGCTGGGCCGTCTGCCGGGCGTCGGGGTCTCGGTCGACACGGCGGAGCTGGCCCTCGACCCCGGCTTCGTGGACCTCGCGGCGCTGCCCGCCGCCCGGCGCCGTAACGCGGAGGTGCTGCGGGACTGGGCCGCCGTCTCGCCCCCGGACACCGGTCGGACGATCAGCCTGCGGTTCTTCCTGCGTCCGGTTCAGGTGCTGGAGGCGGACGGCCGGGTGGGCGGGGTCCGCTTCGAGCGCACCGAGCCGGACGGGCGGGGCGGGGTGCGGGGCACGGGCGTGTTCGAGGACGTCCCGGCGCAGCTGGTGCTCCGCTCGGTGGGGTACCGGGGGATGCCGCCTCAGGGGCTGCCGTCCGACCCCGAGACCGGGATGGTGCCGCATCTGGCGGGCCGGGTGCTGAGCGACGGCGTGCCGGTGCCCGGGGCGTACGTGGCCGGGTGGATCAAGCGGGGCCCGACCGGGGTCATCGGCAGCAACCGCTCCTGCGCCAAGGAGACGGTGACCTCGCTGCTGGAGGACGCCCCCGCGCTGGAGTCCCGCGAGGTGCCCGGGGACCCGCTGCCGGGGCTGCGGGCGGCGGGCGCGGACCCGGTGGCGTGGCCGGGCTGGCTGGCGATCGAGCGGGCCGAGGCGGAGCTGGGCGCGAGCCTGGGCCGGAACCCGGTCAAGCTGTCCGACTGGGAAGCGCTGTGGGCGGCGGCGCGGTCGGAGTAACGCGGCGGAGGGCGTCTCCGCGTGTCCCCACCGTTCACGTGGGCATGACACACAGCGGCAACGCACCGGAAATCAACAGATTGTTCAAGGCCCCTACGGTCTCGTGCTGTCCCGTTGCCGCTCCCCGCCCGCCGCTGAGGAGGCCCCATGGCCACGACCGCCGAAGTGCACCCCGTCGACGAGATACCCCCGGTACGGCAGCTCGCGGCCTTCGGGCTCCAGCATGTGCTGGCCATGTACGCGGGCGCCGTGGCCGTCCCGCTGATCGTGGGCGGCGCCATGCGGCTCTCCCCCGCCGACCTGGCGTATCTGATCACCGCCGACCTGCTGGTGTGCGGGGTGGCGACGCTGATCCAGTGCGTCGGCTTCTGGCGGTTCGGGGTACGGCTGCCGATCATGCAGGGATGCACCTTCGCGGCCGTCTCGCCGATGGTGCTGATCGGTACGACGGGCGGCGGCCTGCCCGCGATCTACGGCTCGGTGATCGTCGCGGGGCTGGCGATCATGCTGCTGGCGCCGGCCTTCGGCCGGCTGCTGCGGTTCTTCCCGCCGCTGGTCACCGGCACGGTCATCCTGATCATCGGGGTCTCCCTGCTGCCGGTGGCGGGCAACTGGGCGGCCGGCGGGGCGGGCGCGAAGGACTTCGGGGCGCCCCGGAACCTGGCGCTGGCCGGGTTCGTCCTGCTGGTGGTGCTCGCCGTGCAGCGCTTCGCCCCGCCCTTCCTGGCCCGGGTGGCCGTACTGACCGGCATCGTGGTGGGTCTGGCCGTCGCGGTGCCGTTCGGCTTCACGGACTTCGGCGGGGTCGCGGACGCGGACTGGGTGGGGATCAGCACCCCGTTCCACTTCGGGGCGCCCGAGTTCCGGGTGTCCGCGATCGTGTCCATGCTGGTGGTGGCGCTGGTGACGATGACGGAGACCACCGGTGACCTCATCGCGGTGGGCGAGCTGACCGGCCGCGAGGTCGAGCCGCGCTCCCTGGCGGACGGGCTGCGCGCGGACGGCCTGTCGACCGTGCTGGGCGGCGTCTTCAACACCTTCCCGTACACCGCGTACGCGCAGAACGTGGGCCTGGTCGGGATGACGCGGGTCCGCAGCCGCTGGGTGGTCGCGGCCGCGGGTGCGCTGCTGGTCCTCCTCGGGCTGCTGCCCAAGCTGGGCGCCGTCGTGGCGGCCGTCCCGGCGCCGGTGCTCGGCGGGGCGGGGCTGGTCATGTTCGGCACGGTCGCGGCGAGCGGTCTGCGCACCCTGGCCCGCGTGGACTTCCGGGACAACCACAACCTCACCGTCGTCGCCGTCTCGGTCGCGGTCGGCATGCTCCCGGTGGGCGTGCCGACGGTGTACGCGAAGTTCCCGGACTGGTTCCAGACGGTGATGAACAGCGGCATCAGCGCGGGGTGCCTGACGGCGATCGTGCTGAACCTGCTGTTCAACCACCTGCCTGGCCGGAAGGCCGAGGAGGCTCCCGTACAGGTCGGGGAGCGTGTCTAGGCCGCTTCCTCCGTCGGCACCAGTCCCGCGACGATCTCCTCCAGCCGGGGCAGCGTCCGCTGGGCCGCGAGTGCGGCGGCGATGGCCACGGCGACGCCCGCCCAGGCCATCGGGCCGAGCGGGGTGCAGCCGACCAGGCGGCTGACGGCGGGGGTCTGGATGACGGCCACCAGGACCCCGGCGGAGCCGAGGGCGGTGACCCGGACCAGGGTGCTGTCGCGGCGGTCGAGGAGGGTCTGGACGAGCTGGGTGCCGACGACGCCGCACAGGGCCATGGTGCTGGCGCGGCGGGCGGTGCCGGGGGTGTAGCGGCCGATGAGCCAGGCGGCGATGGCGCCCAGCGCGGTGGTCAGGGCCCGGTGCCGGATCTGCCGGATCAGCGGGGTGCCGAGGACCCCGCCCGCCGCGTCCTCCGGGGAGGCGGTGCGGTCGCGTGCCCCGGCTTCGTCGCCGTCCTTGGGGGTCACGGCCACCGCCATGGCCGGGAAGAGGTCGGTGAACAGGTTGACCAGCAGCATCTGCCGGGTGGACAGCGGGGCGGTGCCGGAGAGCAGGGTGCCGAGGATGCCGAAGCCGACCTCGCCCGCGTTGCCGCCGATGAGGATGGCGATGGCGTCCGCGACGCTGTGCCACAGCGAACGCCCTTCGCCGATGGCGTCGATGAGGACGGTCAGGTCGTCGTCGGTGAGAACGATGTCGGCGGCGTTGCGCGCGGCGGCCGAGCCCCGTGCGCTGATGCCGACGCCGATGTCGGCGGCCCGGATCGCGGCGGCGTCGTTCGCACCGTCGCCGACCATGCCGACCACCCGGCCCGCGTCCCGCAGCGCCTCCACGACCTGGAGTTTCTGCTCGGGCGCGACACGGGCGACGACCCCGGCGTCCCGCAGCATCCGGGCGCGGGTGCGCCGGTCGGCGGCGGCCAGTTCGTCGCCGGTGACCACCTCGGTGTCCTCGGGCCAGCCGAGTTCCCGGGCGATGGCGCGGGCGGTCTGCGGGTGGTCGCCGGTGAGCATGACGGGCCGTACGCCCTCCTCGTAGAGGCCGCGCACCAGCGCCTTCGAGGTCTCCCGGGGTACGTCGGAGAGCGCGAGCAGACCGGTGAACTCCAGTCCGTTCAGCGGGCCTTGGAGGGCGTCGGCCTCCGACTCGCCCTCGTCGAGGCGCCGCATCGCCACCGCGAGGACGCGCAGGCCGGCGCCGGCGAGGGAGTGCGCGGAGTCGTCGGCGCGGCCGGAGAGGTCCGCGCAGCCGGGCAGGACGGTCTCGGGGGCGCCCTTGACGACCAGGGTCCGGGGGCCGTCGCCGTCGCGGCCCACGGCGGCGGCGTATCCCCGCGCGGCCTCGAAGGAGAGGCCGCCGAGCTGGGTCCAGCCGGGGTCGGGGGCGGCCGCGTCGATGACGGCCTCGTCGGTGGCGTGCACCGGGCGCCCGGAGCCGCCGTTGACGCGGGGGCAGGCTCGGGCGGCGCGGCGCAGGGTGGCGGCGGGGCCCGCCTCGCCCGCGTCACCGGCCGCCCACTCGATGCCCTCGGCGTCGGTCACCCGCACGACCCGGAGCCGGTTCTCGGTGAGGGTGCCGGTCTTGTCGAAGCAGAAGGTGTCGACCCGGCCCAGCGCCTCCAGGGTGCGCGGGGTGCGGACCAGGACGCCGTCGCGGCTCAGCCGGCGGGCGGCGGCGAGCTGGGCGACCGTGGCGACCAGCGGCAGCCCCTCGGGCACGGCGGCGACCGCGACGGCCACGCCCCCGCTGACCGCCTCGCGCACCGGGGTGCCGCGCAGCAGGGCGAGCCCGGTCACGGCCGCGCCGCCGGCGAGGGTCAACGGCAGTGCCTTGCGGGTGAGTTCCTGGAGCCGGGCCTGCACCCCGGCGGCCGGGGGCGTGCGGGCGGCGAGGTGGACGGCGCGGGCGGCCTCGGTGCGCTCACCGGTGTCGACGACGACTGCCTGCGCGGTGCCGGCGACGACGGTGGTGCCCTCGAAGACCATGCAGCGCCGGTCGGCGACGGCCGCGTGCGGGGTGACCCCGACGTGCTTGTGCACGGGCAGGGACTCACCGGTCAGCGCGGACTCGTCCACCTCAAGACCGTCCTGCCGGAGCAGCCGGGCGTCGGCGGGGACCACGTCGTCGCCCTTCAGCTCGATCACGTCGCCGGGCAGCAGCTGTCCCGCGTCCACGGTGCGGGTGCCGCCGGCGGGCGCCTCCTCGGGCGGGGGCGCGACCCGTGCCTTGCGCTGCTGCTCGGCGTGCAGCCCGGACAGCGCCCGCTCGGCGCGCAGCCGCTGGACCCCGCCGACCAGCGCGTTCAGGTCGAGGGCGCCGACGACGAGCAGGGCGTCCACGACCGAACCGAGGATCGCGGAGGCGGCGGAGCCGACGGCCAGCACCGGGGTGAGCGGGTCGTCCAGCTCGCCGCGTACCGCCCGGCCGAGCTGCCAGGTGAAGCGTGCGGGGGCGAGCGCGGGGACGCGGGCGATCCGGCCGGCTCTCTTACGGGCCTCGGTGGCGGCCCGCTCCAGCATGCCCGGCTCGGGGGGTGCCTCGCGGTCCAGGCGTTCCACCGCCTCGTCGGGGTCGAGTTCGTGCCAGCGCACGCGGGCGTGCGGGTGCGGGGCGCGGGCGACGGCCACCTTGAGGGCGGCCCAGACGCCGTACACCAGGGCGGTGAGCGCGCCGGTGTCGACGGGGGCGTGCCGCATCCCGGGCAGGACCGAGCGGCTCCCCCGGCCGCGCCGGGCCTCGCCGACGGCCACCAGCAGGCCGGAGAGCGCGGCGCCGGAGCGGGCCAGGACCTGGCCCCGGCTGCCGACGGCGCGGGCGGCCGGGATCGCGGTGAGCAGCCGCCACACGTCGGGCAGGCCGTGCGGGGCGAGGATGTCGGCGCCCCAGATGACGGCGCCCTCCAGGTCGGTGAGCGCGACGGCGATGTCGGCGGCGTCGAGCCCGGCCAGGACGTCGGCCTCGGCCAGGGCACGCGGCCGGGCGACGGTGATGACGACGCGTTCCTCGCCGCCCGCGCCGCTCTCGGCGTCCTCCGCGTCCAGTTCTCCGCGCAGGGCGTGCACGACGTCGTCCAACGGCCTTCTGGCGTCGACCACTTGGTCCGCGAGCCCGGCGAAGTCCTCCAGCGCGGGGTCGTCGACGAGGACGACGCGCAGCCGGGCGCGGCGGGCCGCGTCGAGCACGGCCTCGGTCCACGGGTCGGGGAGCCCCTCGCCGGTGCGCAGCGCACTCGGGTGCAGCAGGAGGGTCCCGGCCATCTCCAGCTGTCTGAGCCGCTCCGGATCGCGGACCAGCACGTCGGCGCGGGCGAGGGCGGTGCCGAGTACGGCGTGGAAGGCGGCCGGGGCGTAGCGGGCGGCCTTGGGCGAGCCGGAGAGGGCGGCCTCGGCGGCCGAGTTCAGGTTCCGCTTGACCAGCAGCGCGGCCACGGCGCCGAGCACGCTGCCCGCCGAGGCGTGGGCGGCGTACACCTGGGCCGGGGACTCGCGCAGCGGCGGGCGCGGGCAGCCGGTGGGGGCGACGCTGAGGCGCTCGGGTCCGCA comes from the Streptomyces seoulensis genome and includes:
- a CDS encoding FAD-dependent oxidoreductase, yielding MLRVAVVGSGPSGCYTAQNLVERHPDVHVDVLDRLPAPFGLVRYGVAPDHEKIKSLQGGLRTVLEHDRVRFLGGVGVGGPDGVPVERLRELYHAVVYCVGAAAGRPLGIPGEELPGSWSASEFVSWYSAHPDAADEGFLRDVRSAVVIGVGNVAVDVTRMLMRGAAELHGTDMPQAALEMLAGGGVGAVTMAGRRGPTQARFTTKELRELGRLPGVGVSVDTAELALDPGFVDLAALPAARRRNAEVLRDWAAVSPPDTGRTISLRFFLRPVQVLEADGRVGGVRFERTEPDGRGGVRGTGVFEDVPAQLVLRSVGYRGMPPQGLPSDPETGMVPHLAGRVLSDGVPVPGAYVAGWIKRGPTGVIGSNRSCAKETVTSLLEDAPALESREVPGDPLPGLRAAGADPVAWPGWLAIERAEAELGASLGRNPVKLSDWEALWAAARSE
- a CDS encoding nucleobase:cation symporter-2 family protein, with the translated sequence MATTAEVHPVDEIPPVRQLAAFGLQHVLAMYAGAVAVPLIVGGAMRLSPADLAYLITADLLVCGVATLIQCVGFWRFGVRLPIMQGCTFAAVSPMVLIGTTGGGLPAIYGSVIVAGLAIMLLAPAFGRLLRFFPPLVTGTVILIIGVSLLPVAGNWAAGGAGAKDFGAPRNLALAGFVLLVVLAVQRFAPPFLARVAVLTGIVVGLAVAVPFGFTDFGGVADADWVGISTPFHFGAPEFRVSAIVSMLVVALVTMTETTGDLIAVGELTGREVEPRSLADGLRADGLSTVLGGVFNTFPYTAYAQNVGLVGMTRVRSRWVVAAAGALLVLLGLLPKLGAVVAAVPAPVLGGAGLVMFGTVAASGLRTLARVDFRDNHNLTVVAVSVAVGMLPVGVPTVYAKFPDWFQTVMNSGISAGCLTAIVLNLLFNHLPGRKAEEAPVQVGERV
- a CDS encoding cation-translocating P-type ATPase, with translation MVLNLLTAPSAAVRLPRLLAEAAAPLIGAAAGAAAGTARAGVRGADAAVRVSRVARTALPGGPAHWRSGARVHLPLRAAEPDRVREAGGRAHLGRRIAVALAERPDVLLAYWDDGLARLVVTLTEDAVGDRVVDRAAELAEHHGLLVAGGDPEEYDHPADPAGVRAAATTLGVDLIGITAALTGYLLRLPPTPRAVTACVTLLRENPRVRALLRARIGAARMDLLLASANALVHAAGQTPTSLVLDGTLRSLQLTETMARAAAFDSLHDELCGPERLSVAPTGCPRPPLRESPAQVYAAHASAGSVLGAVAALLVKRNLNSAAEAALSGSPKAARYAPAAFHAVLGTALARADVLVRDPERLRQLEMAGTLLLHPSALRTGEGLPDPWTEAVLDAARRARLRVVLVDDPALEDFAGLADQVVDARRPLDDVVHALRGELDAEDAESGAGGEERVVITVARPRALAEADVLAGLDAADIAVALTDLEGAVIWGADILAPHGLPDVWRLLTAIPAARAVGSRGQVLARSGAALSGLLVAVGEARRGRGSRSVLPGMRHAPVDTGALTALVYGVWAALKVAVARAPHPHARVRWHELDPDEAVERLDREAPPEPGMLERAATEARKRAGRIARVPALAPARFTWQLGRAVRGELDDPLTPVLAVGSAASAILGSVVDALLVVGALDLNALVGGVQRLRAERALSGLHAEQQRKARVAPPPEEAPAGGTRTVDAGQLLPGDVIELKGDDVVPADARLLRQDGLEVDESALTGESLPVHKHVGVTPHAAVADRRCMVFEGTTVVAGTAQAVVVDTGERTEAARAVHLAARTPPAAGVQARLQELTRKALPLTLAGGAAVTGLALLRGTPVREAVSGGVAVAVAAVPEGLPLVATVAQLAAARRLSRDGVLVRTPRTLEALGRVDTFCFDKTGTLTENRLRVVRVTDAEGIEWAAGDAGEAGPAATLRRAARACPRVNGGSGRPVHATDEAVIDAAAPDPGWTQLGGLSFEAARGYAAAVGRDGDGPRTLVVKGAPETVLPGCADLSGRADDSAHSLAGAGLRVLAVAMRRLDEGESEADALQGPLNGLEFTGLLALSDVPRETSKALVRGLYEEGVRPVMLTGDHPQTARAIARELGWPEDTEVVTGDELAAADRRTRARMLRDAGVVARVAPEQKLQVVEALRDAGRVVGMVGDGANDAAAIRAADIGVGISARGSAAARNAADIVLTDDDLTVLIDAIGEGRSLWHSVADAIAILIGGNAGEVGFGILGTLLSGTAPLSTRQMLLVNLFTDLFPAMAVAVTPKDGDEAGARDRTASPEDAAGGVLGTPLIRQIRHRALTTALGAIAAWLIGRYTPGTARRASTMALCGVVGTQLVQTLLDRRDSTLVRVTALGSAGVLVAVIQTPAVSRLVGCTPLGPMAWAGVAVAIAAALAAQRTLPRLEEIVAGLVPTEEAA